The Lewinellaceae bacterium genome includes a region encoding these proteins:
- a CDS encoding SusD/RagB family nutrient-binding outer membrane lipoprotein, whose translation MKKIIFLVLMVFVLGACSDNISDLNIDTKKPEVVPASSLIGHATLNLFDLMTETNVNWNNFRLWAQQWSQTTYADESNYELVERNVNGRMWNTMYATVLRDIKDAKKFIEADVVLTQQVKDNQYAILAIMETYVYSVLVDVFGDVPFTEALAEGIITPAYDNDTDIYSTIISNLNKAIDDLGGATGMEADLIYGGDAEQWKKFGNSLKLKLAIRIADLDNAKAKSMAEAAVASGVFTSSDDDFQLAYESSPPYTNPLWDQLVQSGRSDFIAANTLGDYMNDLNDPRRAYYFKDLDVDGNVIGGVYGDNGSFPTSSKPGYIQEDPTHPGTIMSYSEVEFLLADAVERGYSVGGTAADHYNAGVTNSIMEWGGSADDAAAYLAQADVAYATAPGTWKEKIALQKWIALYDMGFEAWCTYKVYDAPVLNIAAVAQVPTPKRYTYPVTEFSLNGDNVKAAGVAIGGDLKTTPVFWDVN comes from the coding sequence ATGAAAAAAATAATATTTCTCGTCTTAATGGTTTTCGTGCTCGGAGCTTGTTCAGACAATATCTCTGACCTCAACATTGACACGAAAAAACCTGAAGTAGTACCGGCAAGTTCCCTTATCGGTCATGCCACGCTCAACCTTTTTGATTTAATGACTGAAACCAATGTGAACTGGAATAATTTCAGATTATGGGCACAACAGTGGTCACAGACTACTTATGCGGACGAATCAAACTACGAACTGGTTGAACGTAACGTAAACGGTAGAATGTGGAATACCATGTATGCTACTGTACTGCGTGATATCAAAGATGCTAAAAAGTTTATCGAGGCCGATGTGGTTTTGACACAGCAAGTAAAGGACAATCAGTATGCCATCCTGGCCATCATGGAAACTTATGTTTATTCTGTGCTCGTGGATGTTTTCGGTGATGTTCCTTTTACTGAAGCATTAGCAGAAGGAATCATTACGCCTGCTTATGACAATGATACGGATATTTATTCCACGATCATTTCAAACCTGAATAAAGCGATCGATGACCTTGGCGGCGCAACCGGCATGGAAGCTGATCTCATTTACGGTGGTGATGCCGAACAATGGAAAAAATTCGGTAACTCTCTGAAGTTGAAACTGGCTATCCGTATCGCTGATCTGGATAATGCAAAAGCAAAATCCATGGCTGAAGCAGCTGTGGCAAGCGGTGTTTTCACTTCCAGTGATGATGACTTCCAACTTGCTTACGAAAGTTCTCCTCCATATACCAACCCATTGTGGGATCAGTTAGTCCAGAGTGGACGTTCTGATTTTATTGCTGCCAATACCCTGGGTGACTATATGAATGATCTTAACGATCCGAGAAGAGCGTATTATTTCAAAGATTTGGACGTAGACGGCAATGTTATTGGTGGAGTTTACGGTGATAACGGTAGCTTCCCTACCAGCTCAAAACCTGGTTATATCCAGGAAGACCCAACCCATCCAGGTACCATCATGAGTTACTCTGAAGTGGAATTCCTTTTGGCTGATGCCGTTGAAAGAGGATATAGTGTTGGTGGAACTGCTGCGGATCACTATAATGCAGGAGTAACCAATTCTATCATGGAATGGGGTGGCTCTGCTGATGATGCAGCGGCTTACCTTGCTCAGGCTGACGTAGCTTATGCTACTGCTCCGGGTACATGGAAAGAAAAGATCGCGCTCCAGAAGTGGATCGCACTTTATGACATGGGCTTTGAAGCATGGTGTACCTACAAAGTTTACGATGCTCCTGTTTTGAACATTGCAGCTGTAGCACAAGTGCCTACGCCTAAGCGTTATACTTATCCTGTTACAGAATTCTCTCTTAACGGAGACAATGTAAAAGCAGCAGGTGTTGCCATTGGCGGTGACTTAAAAACTACTCCTGTATTCTGGGATGTAAACTAA
- a CDS encoding mechanosensitive ion channel yields MEQLNVYVEKIGTMVIDFAPKLGLALVVLWAGFKIVNKLAAIVGKALEKAGISDNIRPFLTSILGISLKVLIIFSVAGIIGIETASFVAVLAAAGFAIGLSLQGSLSNFAAGIIILIFKPYKVGDWIEVQEKFGKVEEIQIFNTTIVTPGSKTLIIPNGQVVESIVTNYSKKGFIRMELQVTMPYAENFPQVKQIILDALKTIPKILQDPEPEVGIETYESHSIILAVRPYVSPDDFWEVRFQTYEKIKTAFHDHNIKVAYSEGVEMGSIGK; encoded by the coding sequence ATGGAACAACTCAATGTTTACGTGGAGAAGATAGGCACTATGGTCATCGACTTTGCCCCCAAGCTGGGCCTTGCACTGGTCGTCCTATGGGCAGGGTTTAAAATTGTAAACAAGCTGGCCGCCATCGTGGGCAAAGCCCTGGAGAAAGCCGGTATCAGTGACAACATCCGCCCTTTTTTAACTTCTATCCTGGGCATATCCCTCAAGGTGTTGATCATCTTCAGTGTAGCGGGCATTATTGGTATTGAGACGGCTTCTTTTGTGGCGGTATTAGCTGCTGCCGGTTTTGCCATCGGTCTTTCCCTCCAGGGAAGTTTGAGCAATTTCGCTGCCGGCATCATCATCCTGATTTTCAAACCTTATAAAGTAGGTGACTGGATAGAAGTGCAGGAAAAATTTGGCAAAGTGGAAGAAATCCAGATTTTCAATACCACCATAGTTACCCCTGGCAGCAAAACACTGATCATTCCCAATGGACAGGTTGTGGAAAGCATCGTAACCAATTATTCCAAGAAGGGCTTCATCCGCATGGAACTCCAGGTGACCATGCCTTACGCTGAAAATTTTCCACAGGTAAAACAAATTATTCTGGACGCCCTGAAAACGATTCCCAAAATTTTACAGGACCCGGAACCTGAAGTAGGGATAGAAACTTACGAAAGCCACAGCATCATTCTCGCCGTACGTCCATACGTCAGCCCCGATGACTTCTGGGAAGTTCGCTTTCAGACCTACGAAAAGATCAAAACCGCCTTCCACGACCACAACATCAAAGTGGCCTATTCCGAAGGGGTGGAAATGGGCAGTATCGGGAAATAA
- a CDS encoding winged helix-turn-helix transcriptional regulator — MKQVIFLLLMGLSFGRLNAATPGTDDHFSDQVNLSLRQVGHQLLQLAGDERSTVPPVQMTGPNEFTLYLEHSFNYDTLPQLLNKAFLSFGIHRDYQVAIKQCIDNTTILGYNRLAFTAGEVPCVGRALKSSCNNIVLTFISPAGPLAGNRRQLIPWFLLGIVGISFGFYWKTNNRTKVASTSTNSTMALGNISFDFQNQILQLNGEQQSLTFRENKLLYFLACRPNEVIARDTLLEEVWGDEGVIVGRSLDVFISRLRKLLKADEGVNIKTIHGVGYRLEV; from the coding sequence ATGAAGCAAGTAATATTCCTCCTTTTGATGGGATTGAGTTTTGGAAGGCTCAATGCGGCCACTCCCGGCACAGACGACCATTTCTCCGATCAGGTCAACCTGTCCCTGCGGCAGGTGGGTCACCAGTTACTCCAGTTGGCGGGGGATGAGCGTTCTACAGTGCCTCCGGTTCAAATGACCGGTCCCAATGAATTCACCCTCTACCTGGAGCATTCCTTCAACTATGATACCCTGCCCCAGCTGCTCAACAAGGCTTTCTTGTCTTTTGGCATTCACCGCGATTACCAAGTGGCCATCAAACAATGTATCGACAATACTACCATTCTCGGGTATAACCGGCTGGCTTTTACCGCTGGCGAAGTTCCGTGTGTTGGAAGAGCATTAAAGTCCAGCTGCAACAACATAGTACTCACCTTTATCTCACCGGCCGGCCCTCTTGCCGGCAATCGGAGGCAATTGATTCCCTGGTTTCTTTTGGGTATAGTGGGGATAAGTTTTGGTTTTTACTGGAAGACAAATAACAGGACTAAAGTCGCTTCGACCTCAACCAATTCCACCATGGCTTTGGGCAATATCAGCTTTGATTTCCAAAATCAAATCCTTCAATTAAATGGAGAACAGCAATCGCTGACTTTCCGGGAAAACAAACTGTTGTACTTTTTAGCTTGTCGCCCCAATGAAGTCATCGCCCGTGACACCCTGCTCGAAGAGGTTTGGGGAGACGAAGGGGTCATCGTCGGTCGCAGCCTGGATGTGTTCATTTCGCGCCTGCGGAAATTGTTGAAAGCGGATGAAGGGGTAAATATTAAGACCATACATGGGGTGGGGTATCGGCTGGAGGTTTGA